The genomic interval ATACTAGAATGACCATCATCATTTTCTCACGAGTTATGCCAATTCGAATCCCTCCATAAAACAGCAGCCCTGTTAAAAAGCTGACATGCAAACCAGATATCGCAAGCAGATGAACAATTCCAAGTCGTTGATAATTCGTTAATATTTCTTCATCAATATACGTTTGATCTCCAAATAAAAGAGCATTAACAAAGCTGCCCGCTTCAGATGGAAAATGGACATTCACATAAGTAATGCCCGCTTGCCGCACCTGTTGAAGTGTTGTAACAATCGATTTTTTTCCTACACGACAATCCGCCCAGACAATAGAATTCGCTTTTAAAATCCAATAAATATGCTGTTGTTGTAAATAACGTTTATAATTAAAGCTATTTTCATTTCGATTTTGCTCTGGCTCAAGTAATGACCCAGTTGCAGGACAAATCAAACCAATTTGCAGATTAGTTTCAATCGCTTTCTTTTCCATTTCAGAAGGAATGGTATAACGCAACTGGAGAATTTCCTTTGTACTCGTCGTCACAGCGGCTTTTAACAGATTACCGTCTACACTCGGCTGGGTACTAAACGTAATCTCAAAGGTTGACTCCTCACCTGTATATCCTGTTTGATGGTACACATCTGATAAGTAGGCTGCCATGTAAAATACTAACAAGGTGACTCCGTTCATCAATAAAATGTTTAACTGTCCGTTAAAACGATAGCAAAGAAAACAAAAAAAGAGGAGAATATAGAGGATAAACTTCACTTGAAAAGAAGAATGAGCCGCAACGCCTAAAGTGGCAGAAACGGCTAAAAAGAGGATGTGTGTCGGCATGCAAACCTCCTATTTAATCATTAAATAATTGGTACGCTTTTTGTTGCAGCTTGCTCAGCTCTTCTTGGCCAACACCCGTTGCTTCTAATTGCTGTAATAGAGAATGGACAAAGTCCTGTTTTTGTTTGCCGTGCACATCAATCGGCTGAATCATTTTAACTTTTTCCATCTTCACGCCCGCTTGTTCAAATAATTCAATCGCATATGGGTGATTTTTATAATCTTCGGCATAATAAACAGCTTGAATACCCGCTTGAATAATCGACTTACAGCATTGTAAACAAGGAAAATGTGTGACATAAATTTCAGCGTTTGCTGTCGGTACCCCAAATTTCGCACATTGAATAATCGCGTTCATTTCTGCGTGAATCGTACGCACACAGTGGTTATCGATTACGTAACAGCCATCATCAATACAATGTGTCCCACCAGCAATAGAACCATTGTACCCCCCCGCAATAATGCGATTATCTCGAACAATTGTTGCGCCAACCGCTAATCGAGTACATGTGCTTCTTAACGCTAATAAATGACTTTGTGCCATAAAATATTGATCCCAACTAATTCGATTCATGATGTTCTCCCCTTAACCAACTATCTTTTCTCTCAATTTTACTCTCTTCCCGTCTATTTGGGTAGTCCATTTACTTGACAGTAATCGAATCTTGTAGCTTTTCAAATGTTTTATCCC from Peribacillus asahii carries:
- a CDS encoding ComE operon protein 2; translation: MNRISWDQYFMAQSHLLALRSTCTRLAVGATIVRDNRIIAGGYNGSIAGGTHCIDDGCYVIDNHCVRTIHAEMNAIIQCAKFGVPTANAEIYVTHFPCLQCCKSIIQAGIQAVYYAEDYKNHPYAIELFEQAGVKMEKVKMIQPIDVHGKQKQDFVHSLLQQLEATGVGQEELSKLQQKAYQLFND